GAATATATACAGCTGCAATTTGATCCACCAGCTTTTTTTTATTATTTTTTTTAACTCCTATCTCCCGCATAGCTCTATTAGCAGCTACAGTTGTTAGCCTTTCATCCCACAGAATAACTTCTATTCCTTCAATGCTTTCCTCCAGAAGCCGGGCAAATTCTATAGTTTTTTCACCTCTAGGTCCTACCGTACCATTCATGTTTTTAGGAAACCCAAGGACAATCTTATTTACTTTATATTCTTCAACCAGCTCAGAAATCCTTTTTAAAGGTTCCTCAATTCCACGGCTCCATTTAATGGTTTCAATGCCCTGGGCTGTATACATAAGGGCATCGCTAATTGCAATTCCTATCCTGCTGTCACCATAGTCAATTCCCATTATTCTCATGTTTTATTCCTCCACATTGCCCTTTTTAACACACTTTAATAGCAAACTCAGGACAAACACTTGCACAATAACTGCACAGTACACATTTTTCCTCACATACTTTAGCTTTCCCGTCATCTATATAAAGTGCTCCTTGCTTGCACCTTCTGACACATTTACCACAACCGGTACACCACCAGTCAATGTGAAGATGTCTTTGTTTTTTTTGAAGAGATTCTTTTATATGTCCCGGTACCTTTTCATTTTTAAACATGCATATATTCATAATAACTTCATCAACAGACTGCATGCCTAGTGCTATAGAATGTATATAGGGAAGGTCCAGCACAAATTTTAAAGCTTCCTCATAAGAGCCTATTAAATTCCCCCCACCTAAAGGCTTCATGCTGTAAATCCCCTTGCCCATGTTAAATGCCTTTTCTACAGCCTTAAGCATTTCATCAATGGTGCCATCCCCTATTCCTATGCCGGTTTTGTTTACAATAGGATGAATCACCTCTATTTCAGGCATATCACAGCACGCCTCCACCACTTCCACATTATGCGTGGACACTCCTACAGCCTTTATTATTCCCTTTTCTTTCATGGAAAGATAGTACTCCAATGCGTCCCTGTGCCCTTTTAAAGTTAACCTGCTTTCCTGTTCATGAAGTAAAAATATATCTATAACATCAATGTCCATTTCCCTGCGGGCTTTTTCCACACTTTCCATTGCTCCCTCTTTTGAGTATGCATAGGACTTAGTTGCAATAACAATATCTTTGTTTGTTTTTTTAAGGGCTTCTCTTATATGGGGATATGTACCGTAAAGTTCAGCAGTATCTATAAAATTTACACCAAGCTCAATTGCTTTTAATATAATTTGGGCACCTTGACAAGGGGAAAGGTCAGCCTGCAGGGGTCCTATAATTAACCCTCCAAAGCAAAGCCTTGAAACATTTATTCCTGTATTACCAAGATTAACATATTGCAAGAAACCACACCAGCCTGATAAAAATTTTTCACATAAAAAGCACAAAAAAAAATAAGAAACTGACAAAAACCCCTTTTAATCTTTGGAGTCTTTGTCAACAGAACCTTCTAAGTAAAACCTTAAAATTTCTTCTAATATTTCATCCCTTTCAAGTCTCCGGATAATGCTTCTGGCATCCATATGGTTAGTTATGTAGGTTGGATCCCCTGATAGAATATAACCTACAATTTGATTAATAGGATTATAGCCCTTCTCTTTTAATGCCTTATACACAGTAAAAAGAAGTTCCCTTGCCTCATTGATTTTTTCTTTGTCCACATTAAACATCATGGTTTCGCTATTTTGCACAATAATCACTCTCCTGTCCCGCTCTAAGGGACCTTAACGACAAAGCGTCTAAAGTAATAACCCCTCATATATATAGTAATACAACAGGATAAATTATGCAATACATAATATTTTTAATTAAGTGGTTTTAGCTTTGCTATATTCCCTCTGCCTTAATTAATCCCTGTCTAATACTCTTCCTATAATGAAATCATCCACTGCCTCTTTAAGGGAAACATTTACAATCTCACCCTTTAGATTTTTGTCCCCTTCACATATTACTTTGATATAATTTGGCGTAAAACCTTCAACATAGCCTTTTCTGCCATTTACCTCCTGCTCAATTAATACAGGCATAGCCCTTCCTATAAACTTTTTATTAAACTCTAATGTCTTTCTCTTTGAAAGTTCTATTAATATATTGCTTCTTTTCTCTTTTTCAGATGCAGGTATTTGTCCCTCAAAGGACGCTGCAGGAGTTCCCTTCCTTGGCGAATATTTAAATACATGCATGCCCGAAAAGGAGATTTCATCGATAAAATTATATGTCTTTTGAAATTCTTCTTCAGTCTCCCCCGGAAAACCAACCATAACATCTGTAGATATTGCTACATCTTCAATTTCTTTTCTTAAATTGTAAACAGAATTCTTATATTCTAAAGTGGTGTATTTTCTGTTCATTCTCTTTAATGTTTCATCACAACCGCTTTGCAGGGAAATATGGTAGTGAGGACACATTTTTTTAAGGTGCTTTATAGTTTTTACAAATTCATTAGATATATAATTAGGTTCTATGGAACCAAGTCTTATTCTCTCTATACCATCTATCTCATGCACTTTTTTTATTAGCTCAATTAATGATGTGGTATTTGTGTCCTTCCCATAGGATCCAATATGTATTCCCGTCAGCACTATTTCCTTGTAGCCGGAGTCTACAAGTTTTTTTACCTCTTTTATAACATTTTCCTCGCTTCTGCTTCTTATGGGACCTCTGGCATATGGAATGATACAGTAGGAACAAAACTGATTGCAGCCTTCCTGCACTTTAATAAAAGCTCTGGCCCGTTCTTTATATATACCGAATCCCAATTCCTCAAAGGTTTTCTGTTTCATTATGTCTCCCACTGCATTTATTTTTTTCTTCTTGTCCTCAATTTCATTTATATATTGTATTATTTTAGATCTATCCTTTGTGCCCACAACTAAATTTACACCTTCTATCTGACTTACTTCCTCTGAAGCAGTCTGGGCATAGCATCCTGTCACCACCACAATTGAATCACTGTTTAACTTCTTTGCTCGCCTAATCATCTGTCTTGATTTTCTGTCACTAAGGCTGGTAACAGTACAGGTATTTATCAAATATATATCTGCTGTTTCACTAAAATCTACTATTTCATACCCTGCATCTTTAAAAATATTTATAAGAGCCTGGGTCTCATATTGGTTTACCTTGCATCCAAGAGTGTAAAAGGCAACTTTCTTCATCATTCTTCCTCTCTTTTTTTAAAACTTAGAATTAATATTTTCTCATATTTTTATTATAACTTTTATTTATAACACTGTTTCTTGCAAATCATATAAAAAACTTAAGAAAATTTTAGCAACTTCCTGATTGACTTGCAACACTAAACAGGATAAAATATATAAAATAGAACACATAAAGGAGGAGTTTTTTATGAAATCATTTAATATCAATCTAAAATCCATTACAGACGTTAAGGATTTTGTAAATATAGTTAATAAATATGATTTCGATATCGATCTAACTTCAGGAAGATACGTTGTAGATGCAAAGTCAATTATGGGTATTTTCAGCCTAGACCTAAGCAAACCAATCAGGGTGGATGTTCATACCGATTCATGCGAAGAATTTGAAAACGACATCAAAGATTTTTTAGCATAACATTAATTGGTATAGCATTATTATTTTGCATAACGTTTATGAACGAAGCTAATACAAGGAGAGGTGAATTGGCCTCTCCTTTTACCATTTCTTCAGCACTTCAATCTAAAATTTTCGTTCTAAAGAAATTTTTCCAAAGCATATTCATTAAAAACTTCTATTCCATTTTCTTTTAAAAGTTTGGTTGTCACGCCGCTTCCATCTATGAGTTTTCCCGAGAAAGACCCGTCATATATTTTATAAACACCGCAAGAGGGGCTTTTTTCCTTTAAAACAGCCTTTTTGATATTCATTAAATTTGCAATTTTTAAAACTTCCTCAGCACCATTTTCAAAGTACTTTGTGACATCCTCTCCATTTTCCCTGACTACTTTTAAAACACCTTTAGCCAAATCTTCACAAACTATTTCCGCCTTAGGTCTTGGGGTGGGAAATCCTCCTAACTGCTCAGGACAAACCGGTATAAGCTTATATTTGCCACAAAGCTTTATAATTTTTTCATTTAAATTGTTTTCCCCGTTGTGCTTACAATTTATGCCCATTAAACATGCACTTACCAAAATAGCATCAACGGCCTCTTCTTTTCTTTTTTTTCTTTTTTCCCTGGACATGACGCAGCACCTTCTCGTCTATCTTTTTACGTTTGCGTTTTGGTCTTTTAGTGTCTGCCATCTCTTTTTCAGCTTCTTCTTTGCCATCTTCCACAAGGACAAATTCAATTTGTCTTGCATCTACATCTGACTTAACCAGCTGGACTTTTACGGCATTACCTATTCTGTAAATCTTTCTTGTCCTCTCCCCAATGAGAGAGTATTGTTTTTCATTATACACATAGTAGTCATCTACCATACTGCTCATTCTTACTAGACCTTCTACAGTATTATCCAATTCAACAAACATACCAAAAGAAGCAACTCCGGAAATTACCCCTTCAAAAACATCCCCTTCATGTTTTTTCATATATTCCACTTTTTTAAGCACTTCTGTTTCTCTTTCCGCTTCCTCTGCTACCCTTTCTCTTTCGGAGCAAATTCTTGCAACATCAGGAAGTTTTTCTCTTAATACATCTTCTCTTTTGGCATTTATTTTACCTTTTAAAAACTCTTTTATAATCCTGTGAATAACCAAGTCAGAATACCTTCTGATGGGTGCAGTAAAGTGAGAATAATACTTTGCAGCCAGCCCGAAATGCCCAAAATTCACATGGCTGTACTTAGCTTTTTGCATTGACCTTAGCATTACAGTACTTATTATGGTTTCTTCTTTAGTGTCCTTTACCTTCTCCAAAAGCTCCTGAAAAGCCTTTGGATGGGCTTTGCTAAGTCCCTTTACTGTATAGCCTAAATTGTATACAAACTCTGCAAAAGATTCTATTTTTTCCTGGTCAGGTTCTTCATGAATCCTGTAAAGAAAGGGGGTATTTGTCCAGAAAAAATGCTCCGAAACAGTTTCATTGCACAGAATCATAAATTCTTCAATAATACTGTTTGCAATGGTTCTTTCCGCCTTTTTAACCTCTATGGGCACTCCTTTTTCATCAAGAACAATCTTAGCTTCATCTAAATTAAAATCTATAGCACCCCTCTTAATTCTTTTTTCCTTAAGCACCTGTGCCAGCTCTTCCATTGCATAAAGGTCTTCTAAAAGGTAGCTGTATTTTTCTTTTAAATTTTTATCATCTTCAACAAGAATTTTATACACTTCAGTATATGTCATTCTCTCATTTGAATTTATCACACTTTCAAAAATATCGTGTTCAACCACTGTCCCTTCATGGTTAACCTTCATCATCACTGACAAGGCAAGCCTGTCTTCCTTGGGATTTAAGCTACATATACCATTTGATAAAGCAGGAGGCAGCATGGGCAGCACCCTGTCAACTAAATAAACACTGTTTCCCCTTTTTAAAGCTTCCCTGTCAAGGTGTGAGTTCTCTTTTACATAGTGACTTACATCTGCAATGTGAACCCCCAGCATAAAATCCCCGTCAGGAAGCCTCTCTATGGAAACAGCATCATCAAAGTCTTTGGCGTCTTCCCCATCTATGGTAATCATTCTCAAATCCCTTATATCACGCCTTCCCTCTCTCATTTCATCTGTAACAGTCTGACCAAAAGACTCTGCCTCTTTAATAACTTCACCTGGAAATTCTTCTTTTAAATTAAATGATCTAATAATTGATAAAATATCAGTGCCTGGCTCATTTTTATCGCCAATTATTTCAATTATAGTCCCTTCTGCATTTCTTCTCTTTTCAGGCCACACAAGTATTTTAGCTTCTACCTTTTGCCCCGACACTGCACCGTTTATCTCGCTTTTGGGTATATATATATCCCCGAAAATCCTTTTGTCATCAGGAATTACAAAACCAAAATTCCTGCTGCTTTCAAATGTACCCACAACAGTTTTATTTGCCCTTTTTACAATCCTGATTATTTCCCCTTCTGACCTTCTGCCTCCTACAGCCTTTTTATTAATTCTCGCTATAACTATGTCATTATGCATTGCACCATTTACACTGTCAGAAGGAATAAATATGTCCTCTTCCCCGTTATTGGTAATTACAAAGCCATAGCCTCTTTCATGGCCTTGAAAGGTACCGGCGCTAAGGTTCATTCTTTCAGGAACCCCGTATCTGTTTTTTTTTGTTTTAAAAATTATACCCTCAGATTCCAATTCTTCTAAAACTTCTGCAAATTTTTCAACATCTTCCTGAGGCACATCAAGAACTGTAACAAGCTCCTCAAATAAAAGGGGCTTATATGCATCTTCCCTCATAAAAGATACTATTTTTCTTTTTCTATCCGCCATTAAAGTGTCTGTCATAAAAAACTTAGCTGTCTAAAAAAACAGCCTTACCCTCCTTTTTTAAGGATTAAAAGAAAAGAGTGCAAAATGCACTTTTTTCTTTTTATTTTTAATTCTATTTTATTATTTACTGAAAACCCGTCCTTCATTCTTTAAAGTCCCAACTCATCTGCAATTTTTTTCATTGCATTTAAAGCTATTTCGACAAACTCCTCCACTGAGAGACCTAATTCTTCACATGATTTAATTTGTTCCCTGTTTGCTCCTTTAGCAAATCCCTTTTCATTCATTCTTTTTAAAACAAATTCTACCGTCACGTCTTCTAACTTCTTAGAAGGAAGTATCAGCGCTGATGCAGTTATCAGTCCTGAAACAGGGTCGGCACAATACAATGCCTTGTCCATTTTTCTCTTTCTTTCCATTCCATGTACTTCATTGTGCGCTTTTACTGCATAAATTATAGAGCTCTCTACATTTAGTGATTCAAGTATTTCTGCCCCGACAACGCTGTGTCTTGAAGGGTCATCAGCTGTCTCATCATAGTCAATATCATGCAAAAGTCCTGCAAGTCCCCATTTATCGATATCTTCTTTAAAATAGAAAGCTAAATCCTTCATTATTGCCTCAACTGCCAATGAGTGTTTTATCAAATTTTCATTTTTTAATCTGCTCTTTAATTCTTTTAGCGCTTGTTCTCTTTCCATTGAAACTTAACCTCCATTATTTTATTCAATTTTTATTGCAGCGTAATTATATTATCTATGTACACTATCTACATATAAGTATTCGGCCGGTTTCACCTGTTTATTGTCCGTAATAATCACTTATTAAAGTTAAAAGACCCTCTTTTCATATTACTAAAATAAAATAGGAAGTACAAGATTATTAAAAAAAAACTGTGGAAAGCCACAGCCTTTTTTTATTTAGAATTCAGTATAAGTTGTAAAGCTACACAAGTAATCAAAAATCCTATGGCTGCAACTGCCGTGTACTTACTGAGCAGTGCGTCAATGGTCCTGCCCTTGTTTTTGCCAAAAAACGTTTCTGCGCCGCCTGCTATAGAACCAGACAGCCCTGCTTGTTTACCTGATTGTAGCAATACAATAACGATAATTGATATCGAAAACAATATGTGTAAGATAGAAACCGCTACTTGCATTGTTGAGGACACCTCCTAAAAAATTAACAATATCTATAATATCATATAACCAGCATAAATACAAGCAGTAAAACGTTTTTTTAATTATTTTTTTAACAAAGCCAGGCACCTCAACGCTAAAGCCATAGATATACAGGACTTTATATTATTTGTTTTTTAAATTAAACCATGCATTGATTCCAGGATACTGGGATATATTTCCAAGTTCCTCTTCTATTCTTAGTAGCTGGTTATATTTTGCAACCCTATCACTTCTTGAAGGTGCTCCTGTTTTAATTTGCCCTGCATTAACTGCAACAGCAATATCAGCTATAGTTGCATCTTCTGTTTCTCCTGACCTGTGTGAAACAACAGCAGTATATCCTGCACGGTTTGCCATTTCTATAGCATCTAATGTTTCTGTCAATGTTCCTATCTGATTTACTTTTATAAGTATGGAGTTTGCAACACCTAAGTCAATTCCCTTTTTAAGTCTTTCAGTGTTGGTTACAAAAAGGTCGTCCCCTACAAGCTGAACTTTATCTCCAATTCTTTCAGTCAGTAATTTCCAACCTTCCCAATCTTCTTCATTTAATCCATCTTCTAAAGATATAATTGGATATTTTTCTACCAGGTCAGCCCAAAAATCCACCATTTCATCTCTGGTTTTTCTTATTCCTGTCTTCCAGAAGAAATAAGTCCCGTCTTCCTGATACATTTCTGTTGCAGCAGCATCTATTGCTATTTTAAAGTCATCCCCTGGCTTGTACCCTGCTTTTTCAACTGCTTCTAATATAACCTGGATAGCTTCTTCGTCTGTCTTAAGATTTGGAGCAAAACCTCCTTCATCACCAACAGCTGTACTGTATCCCTTATCTTTTAATACACTTTTTAAGTTGTGGAATACTTCTGCACACATTTGAAGTGCATTTTTGAAGGATTTTGCACCAACAGGCATTATCATGAATTCCTGGATATTAACACTGTTGTCTGCATGCTGTCCGCCATTTATTATATTCATCATTGGAACAGGAAGAACTTTTGAGTTAACCCCGCCAATGTATTGGTACAGACTTAATCCAAGAGCTTCTGCTGCAGCTTTTGCAGTAGCAAGTGAAACTCCTAATATTGCATTTGCACCTAATTTGGACTTATTGGGTGTACCGTCTAATTCAATCATTAATTTATCAATGGCAACTTGATCAAAAACATTCATTCCTTCAACTTCAGGCGCAATAATGTTGTTAATGTTTTCTACTGCTTTTGATACACCTTTTCCAAGATACCTGTCTTTATCCCCGTCTCTTAATTCCACTGCTTCAAAAGCACCTGTTGAAGCTCCTGATGGAACTGCAGCCCTTCCTACAAAACCACCTTCTGCAATTACCTCTACCTCTACAGTAGGATTTCCTCTGGAGTCAAGTATTTCTCTCCCAAAAACGCTTTCAATTTCTAAATATTGCTTCATTTAATTCTCTCCCTTCATGTAGTAAACTTTTAGATAACAAAAGTAGTTTGTTTTATGGTTTCAAAACATTTATATCTATATTGTACATATTGTTATTGTATAACTCAAGTATTATTTAGCAAAAATTAATTAACGTTACCTCTATACATTGCCTGAAAAAAGGCTTTGTACTGCTTTTAGCACATGGTTTACAAAATAAAATCAACCGCAGTGATGAGGGTTTTTCTTTACCGTTTCAAAAGCTTTTTGTATCATTTCTTTAAGCTTAATCCTTAAATTTGTAAAATATTCATTATTTTCGTCCTTGTCAATGAAGTTTGAACAATAACAGGGTTTTAATTGATTAAGCACAATTGCAGCAACATCAGCTAAACAAATCCAGCATTTACAAAATCCTCTTCTTTCCATATTTTCGGTATCTTGTATATATTCCTCTAATTCTTTTAATACAACATTTTCTGTAAGGTTTTCAAATCCTGCATGTGTGTATAAAATATCCCTGAATTCACTCATTTTAATTATCTCCTATCATAAATTATTTTATATATTTTTTTATCGGTAAAAATAAATTCCGTTTTATAGTTGCACTATTCTTTTTCTGACAAAATTGTTACCACTGCACTAAAGTAATCATCCTCACTTTCAAACTTTCTTCCCCCGCTGTCATTTTCTATATAGTCAAACAGTGCATTAACATCTTTTTCTCCCACAGTCCATGTTGAAGTTACAACACCAACTTCAATTCCGCTTTTTTGATATTTGTTAACGCTTTTGCCAACTCCCTGCCCTACCGTCCTGCTTCCAATTACCTTAACTTTGTCAGAATAATGATTTTTTAGTGAAAGAGCCAGAACTTCTGCACAAGAAGCTGTAGATTTGTCCACAAGAAATAAAATTTTGTCAAAATTATAATGACCGCCTTTTGAAAAATAAGTTGTTTTTTGATGTTTTCCATGAACAGTCATAACCTCTGTGCCTTTCGGCAAAAATAATGAAGCTATATCTATCAATACATCCCTTTTTCCCCCTTTGTTGCCCCTTAAATCAATTATCAATATATCATTCTTTTTCTCTTCTAACCTGTCCTTTAATACTTCTAAATTACATTCTTCAAATTCAGGTAATTTAATATATTCAAACACTTCAGGACCTTGCTTTTCAAAAATAGAGCCTGTGTTTTCTTCACATTCATCCTTTTCTTTTTTTTCATATTGTATCCCGCTGACATAAGAAAAGTACATTTCATTCTGCCTGCTTAGCATTTTTGCTTCATTTAAATAATCTTCCACATCTCTTTTTTTAATTAATATTTTATTTAATAAATTTTCTTTCATATTGATGTATTCGTCCTTTTCTACAAAAGAGTTGTTGAGACTTTCATTTTCAAAAAAATTTATTATATCTTCCACATCGGATTTGTATACATATGAACCATTGGCATAGAGAATATTTCTTGTAAAATCATAAAAACCTAGCAACGCAACCTGGGCAATTATCACAACACATACAATGTATACTGTGTTTTTAATGGAGCTGTTTTTATTTGATATAAGATAATACAGACAATTTACAAAAACACCTGCAAAAAAAACAAGCCCCGCCCACTGTCTGGAAAACACTAGAAGAATCCCTAAAACTACTATTAGAATCGCATTTATGGTATTAAGAGGCTTTTTAAGTTTGTATTTTTTTATTTTCATATTATATTCCCCCATTTGAGAATTATCGACACTTTCTATAAAATTATATCATAATTCCGACATAAATAATAAAATAATCTGATAATTTCATTTAAAAAAACAGGTTATGCAACCTGTTTTTTTAAATGATATAAATATTAAATGATATAAATTTTAATTCAAATCACAGTGTCTGTCTATAGGGGTCAAATTATATAAAGATATATTTACATTTATTTCATTTGTATTTTCATCAAAAAACCTTCCACAGTTAGAACATCTTATACAATTTAAGCTTTCCTCAACCATTTTATACTCTTTGCATTTTGGACACTGCCACCATTTTTTCATGCTATCAACTCCCCTGCTTTATTAAAAAACAATTAAAAACAGATTTTATTTGTCTTATTACTTAACTACCCATATTTACATTCTTTCAAACAAATTATTCATCTTTTAAGAAATTACTCACCTAAAAATCTCCTCAGCATTTCTTTATCTGTGCAATACAAATAAGCATTTTCTTTTGAAATTTTACCCTTTTTGTAAAGATCAGCTATGGATTTATCTAAAAGCTGCATTCCATGACTTACTCCTGTCTGAATTGCGGAATTAATTCCAGCTACCTTCCCCTCCCTAATTAAATTGCTTATAGCAGGTGTTACAATCATAATCTCAATGGCTGCAACCCTTCCGGTATTATCTTTTTTAGGAATAAGCCTTTGGGAGATAACGGCTTTTAGTGCTCCCGCAACCTGGGTTCTTATCTGCTGCTGCTGATCTGATGGAAACACGTCTATGAGCCTGTCAATTGTCTTTGCCCCCCCGAGGGTGTGCAGTGTGGAAAAAACAAGATTGCCTGTTTCCGCCGCAGTTACAGCTATACTAATTGATTCAATATCTCTCATTTCCCCTATGAATATTACATCCGGGTCTTCCCTAAGCGATGCCCTCAGGGCATTTGCATATGATTTGCTGTCCTTTCCTATTTCTCTTTGGTTTACAATACACTTTTTGTGCTCGAAAATAAATTCAATGGGATCTTCTAATGTTAATATATGTCCATCCATTGTGGAGTTTATTTCATCTATTATAGATGCCATAGTTGTAGATTTGCCGCTTCCGGTTGGACCTGTAACAAGTATCATTCCCTCTCTTATTTTGCATATATCTTTTATTACAGGAGGAAATCCCAATTCTTCAAATGATGGTATTCTACATGGAAGTACCCTGAATGCCATTGCTATGCAGCCTTTTTGAAAAAAAGCATTTACACGGAATCTGGAAATACCCGGAATAGATATTGTATAATCAACCTCACCTTCAGACAAAAGCTGTTCGTATTTTTCGTTATTAAGGCATTCCTTGGCATAACGCCGGGTATCCTCTTCTGTCAGTTTATCCGCCGGAATTGTCCTTAACCGTCCGTTAATCCTGAAGGCTGGAGGCCGTCCCACTGTAATATGCATATCTGACGCATTGTACCTTACTGCCAATCTTAAAAGTTGCTCAAGCTCAATCAAATTTTCCACCCCCCAAATTCATACACCCCGGCTGTAAGTATGCATATAATAGCATTTCATAGTTATTTAGTCAATAAAAATTAAATATATAAAACTTATAAATCTACATGGTATTATATATGCTGTCACATATAAGTATAATAAAAAGCTCCACCTTATAGAAGATGGAGCTTTAAAATTTTGTATATTAATTTTTGTGTATTAATAAAATTAATATTATCTACCTAACCTATATATCTTCTCATTGCTTCCTTGTCCACACAAAAAGCATATGCATCGTCTCTTGAAATTCTGCCTTCATTATACAAATCTGCTATATGCTTGTCCATTAACTGCATGCCCTGGTTAAAACCTGTCTGGATACACATATTAATACCTGTGATCTTTCCTTCCCTGATTAAATTGCTTATAGCCGGTGTAACAATCATAATTTCAAAGGCTGCAACCCTTCCTTTACGGTTAATATCAGGAA
The genomic region above belongs to Acetivibrio saccincola and contains:
- a CDS encoding HPr family phosphocarrier protein, with the translated sequence MKSFNINLKSITDVKDFVNIVNKYDFDIDLTSGRYVVDAKSIMGIFSLDLSKPIRVDVHTDSCEEFENDIKDFLA
- the secG gene encoding preprotein translocase subunit SecG, whose product is MQVAVSILHILFSISIIVIVLLQSGKQAGLSGSIAGGAETFFGKNKGRTIDALLSKYTAVAAIGFLITCVALQLILNSK
- a CDS encoding aldo/keto reductase, with amino-acid sequence MQYVNLGNTGINVSRLCFGGLIIGPLQADLSPCQGAQIILKAIELGVNFIDTAELYGTYPHIREALKKTNKDIVIATKSYAYSKEGAMESVEKARREMDIDVIDIFLLHEQESRLTLKGHRDALEYYLSMKEKGIIKAVGVSTHNVEVVEACCDMPEIEVIHPIVNKTGIGIGDGTIDEMLKAVEKAFNMGKGIYSMKPLGGGNLIGSYEEALKFVLDLPYIHSIALGMQSVDEVIMNICMFKNEKVPGHIKESLQKKQRHLHIDWWCTGCGKCVRRCKQGALYIDDGKAKVCEEKCVLCSYCASVCPEFAIKVC
- a CDS encoding DUF523 domain-containing protein; translation: MSREKRKKRKEEAVDAILVSACLMGINCKHNGENNLNEKIIKLCGKYKLIPVCPEQLGGFPTPRPKAEIVCEDLAKGVLKVVRENGEDVTKYFENGAEEVLKIANLMNIKKAVLKEKSPSCGVYKIYDGSFSGKLIDGSGVTTKLLKENGIEVFNEYALEKFL
- a CDS encoding IreB family regulatory phosphoprotein, translating into MQNSETMMFNVDKEKINEARELLFTVYKALKEKGYNPINQIVGYILSGDPTYITNHMDARSIIRRLERDEILEEILRFYLEGSVDKDSKD
- a CDS encoding HDIG domain-containing metalloprotein; amino-acid sequence: MEREQALKELKSRLKNENLIKHSLAVEAIMKDLAFYFKEDIDKWGLAGLLHDIDYDETADDPSRHSVVGAEILESLNVESSIIYAVKAHNEVHGMERKRKMDKALYCADPVSGLITASALILPSKKLEDVTVEFVLKRMNEKGFAKGANREQIKSCEELGLSVEEFVEIALNAMKKIADELGL
- the eno gene encoding phosphopyruvate hydratase codes for the protein MKQYLEIESVFGREILDSRGNPTVEVEVIAEGGFVGRAAVPSGASTGAFEAVELRDGDKDRYLGKGVSKAVENINNIIAPEVEGMNVFDQVAIDKLMIELDGTPNKSKLGANAILGVSLATAKAAAEALGLSLYQYIGGVNSKVLPVPMMNIINGGQHADNSVNIQEFMIMPVGAKSFKNALQMCAEVFHNLKSVLKDKGYSTAVGDEGGFAPNLKTDEEAIQVILEAVEKAGYKPGDDFKIAIDAAATEMYQEDGTYFFWKTGIRKTRDEMVDFWADLVEKYPIISLEDGLNEEDWEGWKLLTERIGDKVQLVGDDLFVTNTERLKKGIDLGVANSILIKVNQIGTLTETLDAIEMANRAGYTAVVSHRSGETEDATIADIAVAVNAGQIKTGAPSRSDRVAKYNQLLRIEEELGNISQYPGINAWFNLKNK
- the ruvX gene encoding Holliday junction resolvase RuvX yields the protein MRIMGIDYGDSRIGIAISDALMYTAQGIETIKWSRGIEEPLKRISELVEEYKVNKIVLGFPKNMNGTVGPRGEKTIEFARLLEESIEGIEVILWDERLTTVAANRAMREIGVKKNNKKKLVDQIAAVYILQGYLDSQARG
- the rnr gene encoding ribonuclease R, whose amino-acid sequence is MADRKRKIVSFMREDAYKPLLFEELVTVLDVPQEDVEKFAEVLEELESEGIIFKTKKNRYGVPERMNLSAGTFQGHERGYGFVITNNGEEDIFIPSDSVNGAMHNDIVIARINKKAVGGRRSEGEIIRIVKRANKTVVGTFESSRNFGFVIPDDKRIFGDIYIPKSEINGAVSGQKVEAKILVWPEKRRNAEGTIIEIIGDKNEPGTDILSIIRSFNLKEEFPGEVIKEAESFGQTVTDEMREGRRDIRDLRMITIDGEDAKDFDDAVSIERLPDGDFMLGVHIADVSHYVKENSHLDREALKRGNSVYLVDRVLPMLPPALSNGICSLNPKEDRLALSVMMKVNHEGTVVEHDIFESVINSNERMTYTEVYKILVEDDKNLKEKYSYLLEDLYAMEELAQVLKEKRIKRGAIDFNLDEAKIVLDEKGVPIEVKKAERTIANSIIEEFMILCNETVSEHFFWTNTPFLYRIHEEPDQEKIESFAEFVYNLGYTVKGLSKAHPKAFQELLEKVKDTKEETIISTVMLRSMQKAKYSHVNFGHFGLAAKYYSHFTAPIRRYSDLVIHRIIKEFLKGKINAKREDVLREKLPDVARICSERERVAEEAERETEVLKKVEYMKKHEGDVFEGVISGVASFGMFVELDNTVEGLVRMSSMVDDYYVYNEKQYSLIGERTRKIYRIGNAVKVQLVKSDVDARQIEFVLVEDGKEEAEKEMADTKRPKRKRKKIDEKVLRHVQGKKKKKKRRGR
- the mtaB gene encoding tRNA (N(6)-L-threonylcarbamoyladenosine(37)-C(2))-methylthiotransferase MtaB produces the protein MKKVAFYTLGCKVNQYETQALINIFKDAGYEIVDFSETADIYLINTCTVTSLSDRKSRQMIRRAKKLNSDSIVVVTGCYAQTASEEVSQIEGVNLVVGTKDRSKIIQYINEIEDKKKKINAVGDIMKQKTFEELGFGIYKERARAFIKVQEGCNQFCSYCIIPYARGPIRSRSEENVIKEVKKLVDSGYKEIVLTGIHIGSYGKDTNTTSLIELIKKVHEIDGIERIRLGSIEPNYISNEFVKTIKHLKKMCPHYHISLQSGCDETLKRMNRKYTTLEYKNSVYNLRKEIEDVAISTDVMVGFPGETEEEFQKTYNFIDEISFSGMHVFKYSPRKGTPAASFEGQIPASEKEKRSNILIELSKRKTLEFNKKFIGRAMPVLIEQEVNGRKGYVEGFTPNYIKVICEGDKNLKGEIVNVSLKEAVDDFIIGRVLDRD